A DNA window from Vigna angularis cultivar LongXiaoDou No.4 chromosome 1, ASM1680809v1, whole genome shotgun sequence contains the following coding sequences:
- the LOC108333140 gene encoding probable histone H2B.1 — MAPKAEKKPAEKKPAEEKKSTVGDKTPAEKKPKAGKKLPKEGGAGGDKKKKRSKKSVETYKIYIFKVLKQVHPDIGISSKAMGIMNSFINDIFEKLAQESSRLARYNKKPTITSREIQTAVRLVLPGELAKHAVSEGTKAVTKFTSS; from the coding sequence ATGGCACCAAAGGCAGAAAAGAAGCCAGCGGAGAAGAAGCCTGCAGAGGAGAAGAAGTCCACCGTAGGAGACAAGACTCCAGCGGAGAAGAAGCCGAAGGCAGGAAAGAAGCTTCCGAAGGAGGGAGGAGCTGGCGGtgataagaagaagaagagaagcaAGAAGAGTGTGGAGACATACAAGATCTACATCTTCAAGGTTTTGAAGCAGGTTCACCCTGACATTGGTATCTCCAGCAAGGCTATGGGCATCATGAACAGTTTCATCAACGACATATTTGAGAAGCTTGCGCAGGAATCTTCTAGACTTGCCCGCTACAACAAGAAGCCCACCATCACTTCAAGGGAAATCCAGACTGCTGTCAGACTTGTATTGCCTGGAGAATTGGCCAAACATGCCGTCTCTGAGGGTACCAAGGCCGTTACCAAGTTCACTAGTTCCTAA